Genomic segment of Edaphobacter bradus:
CAATGAGGTCCACTACGCCACGGACCACTCCTACTCCGACCACCGCATCGCCCTCCAGCAGACCGTCCTCGAAGGTCTCGACTACCTCCAATCTCATCGCTGAGCGGCGCGCCCACAAGCAACCGCTCCCTCGCTCGCATCATCCTCAACAAGTAGCTGTGCGAAACTGGCCGCAGCCCACTCTACTATGCTCGCTCACATCAACTTCCGGCACCCCTGGTTCCTTGCCATCTTTGTCCTTTGCGCTGGCATTGTTGTCTCCAATCTGGGGCACTACATCCTGTTCCGCGTACTCCGCAAGCAAGAGGAGCAGCAGACGACCCGCTGGGGAATTCGGGAGCACCTTAGCCGCCCTGCGCGCTCCATCTTCTCCTTCACTTGTCTCGCCATTGTTCTTCCCCTCGTTCCCGGCGTGCCCGACTACCTTTACGCCATCCTCCGCCAAGGGATCGCCATGGCCATCGTCGTCGCGCTCGGCTGGTTCGCCGTCGGCAGCATCTACGTCTTCGAGGCCATCATGCTCCGCCGCTACGACCTCACCGCGGAGAACAACATCCAGGCCCGGCGCGTCCACACCCAGTTCCAGCTCTTCCGCCGCATGCTCATCGCCCTCGTCGTCATCATCGACATCGGCGCGCTCCTCTGGACCTTCAACGACCCCCGCATCCTGCACTACGGCTCCGGCCTTCTCGCCTCCGCCGGAGTCGCCTCCGTCATCCTCGCCACCGCCGCCCGCTCCACCGCCGCCAACTTCTTCGCCGGTCTGCAGATCGCCTTCACCGAGCCCATCCGTATCCACGACGTCGTCGTCATCCAGGGCGAGTGGGGACGCATCGAAGAGATCAACTCTGCCTACGTCGTCGTCAAGATCTGGGACCTCCGCCGCCTCATCGTGCCCTTGTCCTACTTCATCGAAAACTCCTTCCAGAACTGGACACGCGAGGCCACCGACCTCCTCGGCACCGCCTTCCTCTACGTGGACTACTCCATCCCCGTCGAAGACCTCCGCCAGCAACTCAAGCGCATCGCAGAGTCCTCACCTCTCTGGGACAAGAATGTCTGCGGCCTCCAGGTCACCAATCTCACCGACCGCACCATGGAGCTTCGCTGCCTCGTCAGCGCCCGCAACTCCAGCGACAGCTTCGACCTCCGCTGCCTTGTCCGCGAGCAGATGATCAACTACATCCAGCAGAACTACCCCAACGCCTTCCCCACCACGCGCTTCGCCGCCACAGCCGAGATCCCCGTGCAGTCCTCCTCCGCGCCCGCGCAACCTCCGCTCGAGCCGGCCTCCTTCCAGAAATCCGCCCGTCAATAGCTTCTCCTCCAAATCGACAAGGCCCGCTTGGAGACACTCTCCGCTACTGTCCCTTCATCTGCGCCTTCCCGATAGCAGCAACCAGACCGCGCAGCCTGCCCGGATCCACATCGCTTACCGCCACAAACTCCAGCTCCGGAGTGTCGACACGGACTATATGGAAGCCCGAGTGCTCCGTGACAAGCTCGCCGGGTACACTCGCCCCTCCTCGCTCCCGCACAAACACTGACACCCGATGCCTCCCGATGCTGTACAGCAGTTGCGCCACCGGCTGATTGTGCAGATAAGCCAGATTTGCCCCATCCAGCCTCGTATCCTCCGGCAACCCCTCCGGAAGATTGAAGGTGAAAGGGATCTTGCCCTGGAACCACGGCTTGACGGTGTGACGATCCGAGGAGAGCACCTGCGGCTTCTGGTTCGCCGCCAGCGTACCAATATGCTGATCGAGCACCTCAGTCACCAGCGCCGCCTCATCGACACGTGCCACCGCACCCCGCTGCAAAGATACGATGCCCACCGAGACCAGCAGCAGCGCCACCGCCGCTGCCCAACCCAGCAGGCCAAACCTCATGGCTCTTCGAGCTTCCGTCACCCGCACACCGCGACTCTGCGTGCCTTCAACCTCTGAAGCCTTCTCCGAGGCCTGGGGCAACAACCGCTTCTGCAGATCTCCGGGAATTACGTAACGACTCCCAGCCCGCGCCGCCGTAGACTTCAACACCATCTGCGACAGCGCACTCGCCGTGCACGCCTGGCACGCGGCAAGATGCTCATTCACTCCGGCAACCTGATCAGAGGAGAGCTCGCCATCGGCAAACAGATTCAGCACGCTCGGCGTCAGATGCTCTGTCATACTCGCGTCTCCCTCCTTCGGCCAAGCTCCTGCCGAAGCGCCATCCGCGCACGCGCAATTCGCGACATCACCGTACCCATCGGAATCTCCAGCACCGTTGCAATCTCTCTGTACTTCATCTCTTCCACATCGCACAGCAGAATCACCTCGAGCAACCTCGGTGGCAACTGCTCCATCGCCTCTTCCACCGCTGCCCGGTCGCTCAGCCGGATCAGGTTGCTCTCCGGAGTCTCCCGCTCGATCGCGCCCTCAGGATAAAGCGGCGGCCCCGCGTCGCTACTCTCCAGCTCATCCTCCAGAGCCACCGTGCGCATCGCAGCTAATCCCGTCCGCGACGTCTGATACGTATTCCGCAGAATCCGAAAGATCCACGCCTTGAAGTTCGTCCCCGGCTCAAAGCTGCTGAACCCCCGCAGAGCCTTGAGAAACGTCTCCTGTACAAGGTCCTCTGCATCAGCCGGATTCCGCGCCAGCCAGTGGGCAAGGTTGTACAGAGCAGGCAGCAACGGAGCCGCGAGATCCTCAAACCCACTGGGTTGAGGACCGTTCTCACGCGCCGCGCGTTTCCATGGCAGTAGCGTCATCGCTCAGCAGATATCTGCCCTCGCTCCAAAGATGAAAACTGCCAGCCCGCAAATTTATTCCGTCCTCTTCCAAGAAATATCAACGGAATAAACCATGCACAGTCCAGTTTGCATGTGCGGAGGTTCTATCCGATGAAGGACAACGACAACGTTACACCCGTACGAACACGGCCTCAAATATCCGAACCCACATCCGAACTCACATCCGGGCCCATATCCGAACCCACGTCATCCCAACCCATATCCGAGCCCCAGCCCGCAAGCGACGGAATCGACCGCCGCAACTTCCTCTCCTGCATGGCCTGGGCCGGTACCGGTCTGCTTTGGACGATGGCCGGCGGCGTTCCCACGTCAAGACTCTTTGCCGCAACCGCAGGCTCCGCATTCCAAGCCGCGGCCGGCTTCAGCTTCGTCCAGATCAGCGACAGCCACATCGGCTTCAACAAAGCCGCCAATCAGGACGTTACCGGAACCCTCAAGCTCGCCATCGATAAAATCAATGCACTTCACACTACGCCCGAACTTCTCCTGCACACCGGCGACATAAGCCACGCCTCGCGCGCCACCGAGTTCGACACCGCAGAGCAGCTCGTCAAAGCCGCCCGCGTCGGCCAGATCTTCTACGTCCCCGGCGAGCACGACACCGCGTCCGACGACGGCGCCCTCTATCGCGAGCGCTTCGGCAAAGGGACCCTCGGCAGCGGCTGGTACAGCTTCAACCACAAAGGCGTGCACTTCATCGGCCTCAACAACTGCCTCCAGATCGACGCCCTCGGCAAGCTCGGCCCCGAGCAGCTCACGTGGCTCAAACAGAATCTCGCCTCGCTCTCCGCCTCCACCCCCATCGTCATCTTCGCCCACCTCCCTCTGTGGATGGTCTATCCCGAGTGGGGCTGGGGCACTGCCGACGGCGCCGAGGCCCTCTCCTACCTCAAGCGCTTCGGCTCCGTCACCGTCCTCAACGGACACATCCACCAGGTCGTCCAGAAGGTGGAAGGCAACGTAGCCTTCCACACCGCCACTTCGACAGCGTTCCCACAACCCGCACCCGGCAAGGCTCCAAGCGCCGGACCCATGGTCGTCCCTGCCGGCAAACTCCGCAGCGTCCTCGGCATCACCCAGGTCCGCTACATCGCCCGGCAAAGCCACCTCGCCCTCGTCGACTCCTCACTCGCGGAAACAGTATGACCCGCCTCCGCATCTCCGCCGTCTGTGCCACTGCATTGCTGTCCTCGCTGTTACTCGCCCGCGTTCACCCCTTCGGTGACGCGGGCCTTTATACCCCCAACCCCTCGCCCGCACCCATCATGGAACACTCCTCTGTACCGCCTCAGGTGCGCGATCTTCTCACTGCCAAATGTGCCGACTGCCACTCCACTCAGACTCGAGCACCCCTCTACGGCCGCCTCGCGCCCATCTCGTGGTTCATGGAGCGTGACATCCTCGAAGGCCGCAAACACATGGACCTCTCCGCGTGGGACACCTACACCTCAGACCAGCAGCAAACCCTCCAGGCGAAGATCATCCAGCAGACCCGAGCCGGCAAGATGCCTCTGCCCCAATACCGAAACATCCACCGCAACTCCGCCATCACCGCGGCCGACCTGCAGCTCCTCACCCAGTGGGCACATCAGTCGTCGCCGCTCGCAACAGACCCAAGCCAGCCGCTCCCCACCGAAGGCAGCGCAGTCCAGGGCAAGCTCGTCTTCGAGAAGCGCTGCACCGGATGCCATTCGCTTGCCCAGAACCGCGAAGGCCCCAATCTCAGTGGAGTCTTTGGACGAACCTCCGGACAAGCGCCCGGCTTTACATACTCCCCGGCCCTTCAAAATGCGCACATCGTCTGGAACGAGCTCACCCTCGACCGCTGGCTCACCGACCCCGACGCCTACCTCCCCGGAAACAACATGGACTTCCACGTAGCAAAGCCGCAGGAGCGCCGCGACCTCATCCGATTCCTGAAAGAAAGCGCCGCCCCGAACTCTTCTACTCCGTAATTGCGATGCGTGGATCGGAGCGAACTCCGACTCCGGTCATCCTTTCCGTCATCCCCGCAGTACCTGTGGACCAGCCTTTCTACTACCTTCCGGCTTCTGCGCATGGCGCGGCTTCAAAAAGTGACCTCGATTAAAATCGTCTAAAATCGATGAGACGATATGACTAGAATTATTACGACCAAAATTGTGCTGTCTTTGGTCGCTACCTGTGTGGTCGCCGCGCCCGTGAGCGCGCAGGTTCGAGGTGAGCTCAAGGGCCGGATCAGCGACCCATCCGGTGCGGCCATCTCCGGCGCGCAGGTCACGCTCACCCAGACCGCCACCGGCGTTCGTCAGAACGCCGCGACCACCGATGCGGGCGAATACGACTTCACCCAACTGAACTCCGGCACCTACAGCATCGCCGTCGATCGCCCCTCCTTTGCTCGCCTTCAGCGCAATGGCATCACCGTCACCGTAGGCCAGACGGTGAACCTCGACCTCGCCCTGCAACCCGGCCCCGACAACCAGACCATCACCGTCAACGCCGACGCGCCCCTGCTCCAGACCGCCACCAGCGACATCGCCACCACCATAGCCGGAAGCACCGTCGTCGCGCTCCCCCTCAACTCGCGCAACTTCGTCCAGTTGAGCACCCTCGCACCAGGCGTCGCACTGCCACCCGGAACCCTCCTCCCGCGCATCAACGGCGGCCGTCCCCGCACCAACGAGTACCTCTACGACGGAATCTCCGCCCTGCAGCCCGAGCCCGGCCAGGTCGCCTTCTTCCCCATCATCGACGACATCGCCGAGTTCACCATCGAGGCCAACAACGTTCCCGCGGAGTTCGGCCGATTCAACGGCGGAGTCGTCAACGTCGCCACGCGCAGTGGCAACAACCAGTTCCACGGCAGCCTCTACGAGTTCTTCCGCAACGAAGCCCTCAACTCGCGCAACTACTTCGCAGGCAGCGCCGCACGCAAGCCCGAGTATCGCCGCAACCTCTACGGCGGCACCATCGGCGGCCCCATCCTGCACGACCGCCTCTTCTTCTTCGGCGACTATCAGGGCATCAAGCAGCGCATCGGCGTCACCCGCATCTCGACCGTGCCAACGCTCGCCGAGCGCCGGGGAATCTTCACCGGCGTCGCAAAGATCTACGATCCAACCACCACGCAGGTCGTCAACGGCAAGGTCATCCGCACCGAGTTCCCCAACGACGTCATCGACAAGCCGCTCGATCCCGCCGCCGTCGCGCTTCTCGCGCGCTACCCACTCCCCACCAGCGGCGGAGCAGCCAACAACTTCACCCGCACCGCAAACGACGACGACCACCAGAACCAGTTCGACCTCCGCATCGACGCCGCGCACGGCAGCCGCGACCGCGGCTTCGCCCGCTACACCTACTACAACGAGGTCGAGCAGCCCGTGACCCCGCTCCCCGAGGGCTCCGGAGCCATCGGCGGCTCGGTCATTGGCACCGGAAACGTCGGCGGACTCTCCAACATCCTCGGCCAGCAGATCGTCCTCAGCGAGACCCACACCTTCTCCCCCAGCGTCGTCAACGACGTCCGCCTCGGCTATACGCGCCGCGGCAACACGCAGTCCGGCCCCACTCTCAGCAGCACCGCATCGGACGCGCTCGGAATCCCCGGCATCCCCACCAACGCCTCCTTCAACAACGTGCTGCCCCTCTTCACACTCACCGGCTTCCAGCAGCTCGGAGCCAACGCCAGCACCTCCGCCCGCTACCAGACCTCCGTCTCCGAGCTCATCGACACCGTCCTCTTCACCCACGCCGCGCACTCCCTCAAGGCAGGCGCCGACATGCGCCGCTACGAGCTCAACGCCATCTCACCTCCCAACCCCACCGGCTCCTTCTCCTTCACCAACACCGGCACCAATACCACCGGCGCCAAAGGTTCTACCGGCGGCAACGCACTCGCCGGCTTCCTCCTCGGCCAGGTCGACACCTTCTCCATCGACCTCCAGAACCGCACCATCCGCCCCCGCGACTACATCTACGAGTTCTTCGCCCAGGACGACTGGCGCATATCCCCGCGTCTTACCCTCAACATCGGCGCACGCTGGACGCTCCATCTCCCCTCCACCGAGACCCGCAACCAGGGAGCCGTCTTCAACCTCGCCACCCAGCAGCTCGACTACCTCGGCGTCAACGGCTACCCTCGCACCGCCCGCGAGCTGCACTGGGCGAACGTGGCCCCGCGCCTCGGCTTCACCTTCGCCGTCGATCCCAAAACCGTCCTCCGCACCGGCTTCGGAATCGTCTTCATCGACCAGAGCGGAATCACCACGCCCTTCACCACGCCGCAGTATCCCTTCATCCAGAACGTCCAGCAGAAGACCACCGACGGCTTCGTCCCGGCCTTCCAGCTTTCGAAGGGCCCCACCGTCACACCCATTCCCCTCACGCCCGACGCCGGTCTCGGCCAGAGCGTCTACACCGCGAACCGCAAAGCCGGCTCTGGATACGTACAGCAGTGGAACCTCGCCGTGCAGCGTTCCATCACGAACAATCTCTCCGTCGAGATCGCCTACGTCGGCTCGCACATCGTCCACGTTGGCATCCCTGACGCGAACCTCAACCAACTCACCGCCGCGCAGCTCGCCACCGGCCTCACCAACCCCACCGCACTCACCGCGCAGGTCACAAACCCCTACTACGGCCTGATCCCCCCATCCAGCAGCATCGGAGGTCCTAAAGTGGCCGCGGCCCAGCTCCTCAAACCCTACCCGCGCTTTCAGAACGTCGCCATCTACCGCAACAACAGCGGCACCACCAACTACAACGCCATCGAAGCCAAGGCCGAGCAGCGCCTCAGCCACGGCCTATCCTTCCTCTTCAGCTACACCCACTCCAAGCTAATCGACGACGCATCCTCCGTCTTCTCCTCCACCGTGCTCTCGTCCCCCAACAGCTCGTCGCTCATCGCAGCCGACACCTACCGTCCCTATCTCGAGCGCGACTCCTCAAACGGCGACATGCCCAACGTCTTCGCCATCAGCGGAGTCTACGAGCTCCCCCGCTATGCCGGCCACGGCCTCGCCACGAAAGCATTCGGTGGCTGGACCCTCAACGCCATCGTCAGCCTGCAGAGCGGCATGCCCGTCACAGTCACCCAGGCCACCAACCTCAACAGCTTCGCCGGAGTCGTCCTGCGGCGCCCTAACCTCACCGCCAACCCCGCTCTATCGCCCGGCCAGCGCACCCCGGCACACTTCTTCAACACCGCCGCCTTCGCCACAGCGCCTGAGTTCACCTTCGGCAACGCATCGCGCAACCCCGTCCGCGGCCCCGCCTATCGCAACGCCGACTTCGCTCTGGTCAAGCACACCCGCATCGGCGAGCGCACCGACGTCGAGCTGCGCGCCGAGCTCTTCAACGTCACCAACACCCCCGCCTTCTCGCAGCCCAACGGCTCATTCGGAGCCGCAGCCTTCGGCAGCATCACCAGCACCACCACCGACCCGCGCGTCGCGCAGTTCGCCGTCAAGCTCAGCCGCTAACCCTCTACTGTTGTCACGTCCGTCATGCGGGCCTACACTCCCACGCATGACGGCACAAGAGCTGGAATCCCTCTGGGAAGAGCACACCCGCCACGAATTCGTCACCCGCGATCTCCAGTCCACCCTCGACACCATGGTCGACGACGCCTACGTCAACCACATCCCCACCATGACTGGCGGCTACGGCAAGGAGGCCCTCCGCGGCTTCTACGGCCACGACTTCATCCCCTGCATGCCGCCCGACACCACCCTCACCCCGGTCTCCCGCACCGTCGGTGCCGACCAGCTCGTCGACGAGATGATCTTCTCCTTCACCCACACCATCGAGATGCCTTGGATGCTCCCCGGCATCGCTCCCACCGGCCGCCGTGTCGAGGTCCCGCTAGTCGCCATCGTCCACTTTCGCGATGGCAAACTCGCCCACGAACACATCTACTGGGATCAGGCCTCTGTCCTCAAACAACTAGGCGTGCTCAACGACCCAACCCTCCCCATCCAGGGAGCCGAAACCGCAAAGAAGGTCCTCGAAACGCTACGATAGACGGTTCGAGCAGCGGATGTTGTGTACCGCCATATCTATATCTATTGCACGGTAAGTGCGATGGAGGTCTGCTGCATGACTGACCCGGCGCTGGCGGTCATGACCACCGTCGATTGTCCTGCAGGGGTACCTGGCACAGTGTGTTTGTTGTCGGAGCAACCCGCGATGAGTCCTGCGACCGCAACGAACAGAAGCATTACACCCAGCAGACGAATGGCATAAACTCCGTTGCCGCGTGACCGCCGGCGCCGAATCGCCAGGATAGACGCGAAAGGCAAAAGCAGTGCTGAAGTGATCCCTGCGGCGTACGTGCTCCGAAGATGTCGCTGTAGCCGACTTGTAGTGGACATCGTGGTCTGGATGGTGACGGTGCCCGTCGCGGGGGCAGTAGGCGACACGGTGAGCGACGAGGGAGAAAAAGTGCAGGTGGCTTTTGCTGGCAAACCACTGCAGGCCAGGCTGACGGATCCGCTGAAACCATTCACGGGTGTGACACTGACGTTGGCTTGGGTCGAGTTGCCTGCGGTGACTGTGGCCGCACCTTCGGAAGCGCTGAAGCCGAAGGTGGGTGTACCGCCGGCCGTTGTCGTGTTTGTGATCCCGGCGAAGAGACCGTGGGCCATGTTGGCAAGTCCGGCGGTGAAATACACCGTGCTGGTATCGCCGCCGCTGACGGAAGTCGTGCCGGTGACAGTCGTGCCGCCCGGAAGAAGCTCCCACAAGTCGCCGTAGGTGAGAGCCTTACCAGTAGCGTCCATCAGTTGCCCGAGGTAGGCAAACGTCTTAGGGTCGTAGACGTTGATGATTCCATTACCGAAGTTCCCAACGAGCAGATCATTGCTGAAGATGCCGAAGTTGGCGGGGGCGAAGGCGATTCCCCAGGGCGCGTTGAGATTGCCGAAGGTAAGCACGCGGGAAACGAACTTCCCCGTCGTGTCGAATACGTTGACGACGCCATGGCCGGGACCCGCTCCGTAGTTGGCAATGTTACGCAACGTATAGGTGACGAAGACCTGCGTGCCTAAAACGTGCACCGAGAAGGGAAAGTAGCCCGGGGGAAGACTCGGATCGGTAAAGCTGCCGGCGAGCTTCGTCGGCTTAAAGGTGTTGTCGTATACCTCGATCGCGTTACCCTCGAAGTTCGCCGCGAGGATATAGCTGTTGGTGGTGACTCCGCCGGTGGCGATGTTCAGGATCGCCAGACCCGTGTAGGCAGAGGCGTGGTTGTTGATCACGATCTCGCAGATGGAGTTGGCAAAACCGAGCTTGCTGTTCCACCCCGAGATTGTGCCGTCGAGGGTCGAGAAGAGGAAATTGGCTTTGCTGCCGTTCGATAGAACCATCCCGGTGGCTCCAGCCGTCGTGACGGCGCCGGCAGGCATACCCGTCGCACCTACCGCCCCGGACGCGGCCGGTACGATGACCTTGAAGGGAATGGCTCCAGCGGGCGTAACGATGTAGGCGAAGCCGGTGCCCTGGGCGCTAATCCACCACACTGGGCTGGAGGTGACGGCCCACGGGTTGATGAAGTTGGCGTCCATCGTCGTGGCAGGCACGGAGCCGTCCGAAACAATGTTGGTCACTTTATACGATTGTCCCGCTGCCGGCAGGCATATGGCAGCGAAGGCTACGATGGAGAGAAGGCCTTCATTTCGCATCGCGACGCACTCGCTTTCTTCCGCAGACGCAAGGCTGCCCCTGCGGACTGGGATACCAAGTCAGGTCGAATATTAGCCAGTTGCATAGTAGCCAGTTGCACCGAACCAAATGTCTGGGAATTGTAAGGGAATTGTCAATTCATCGCGACAATGCGGGGGGCAGTCGAACGCCTGGGTGCCCCATCCTTCGCAGTCTCATCGTGAATCGGGTCCCCAGAGAGCTTGCTCACTGGGGTGAGGAAGGGTTGGAAAGCAAGTCGCTAGGCCGCCCGATGCTTTGCTGTCTGTTGCTTTGAAGGGTTAGCCCGCCGAGTGCCAACCGCCGGATGCCCCAAACTTCTGGTCGCTGATGAAGCGCAATCTGGCAGGAACCTATGTAGCTGTCGAACCATTCCACCTTGACCGCTATCTTGACGAGCAGATGTTCCGGTTCAACAACCGCCAGAATAAGACGGACGAGCAGCGGTTCAACAAGGCTCTCTCACAGGTCGCAGGAAAGAGGCTCACATACAACGAGCTTACCGGCGCTGGCAGTGCTACCTCACACTAAGTGGCGGCAAGGACGCGGAAAACTTCTCGAACCTCTCTTTCGCTTCCGGGCCTTCATGGTATTGGTGCTTCATGTTTGCATCCGAGTAGGTGAACTTCGTTCCGTTCTCTACGATTTATCCATACCACAATCATTTCCATCTGTTGCGCCATCCTGGGCAGCACATTCTCGGTTGGACTTATTTTTTCCGCTTGGTCTGATGTCCACCACAGTGGAAGGTCATCGTATCGCTCTCCCAACCGATGCATTAGAGAAGTTATTCTCTTCCCAAAATCTTTATCCGTATATGCATAGAGGAGTTTCTGTTGCCACTTGATCTTCTTCAGCGAGCGAGCAGCCATGGCTTCCGCCGCCTTCGCGGGATCTGTTTCGTTAGGATCAAGAATGTCATTGGGATATGGCCCCAAACTGGCGTAGAGGTCACGCAGTTCTTTGGCTAGCTGAAGGGATTCAAGCTGGAACGGAGAAACTACCGCCTTCACCTCTTCCAGCTGCCCTATAGCTTCGCGCCTCTCTTCGTCACATAGTCTTCGGCTCTCCTGCGCTCGCCACAAGTCGGCCTTGTGCCCGGCTTCCACCCTCCGCATTTGATCGGCGTCGGCGTGGTCAGGGGGAGATGCCAAAGCTGCCGTAGAAGAAACTGGGAGATGCTCTTGCTTCTGCTCTCCCTTACGGTAAAGAGAAAAGACAATTAGCAGCACTCCGAGTATGAGCAGACATGCAAACAGCACCCAGTCCACCGGGATCCGGTGAGCAGCTTGCGATATGGCCTTGAAGATCGCCCCTATCACCGTAGAGCCTCCAATCCACTTCGCCAATTCAACGGCAAGGTTTCCGCGAATTTCCTTCCAGCCTTGCGCGACTCTCTCTTTGAAACTAGCCATGCGTCATTGTCCATCCCTTCTGGGGGACGGTAAAGCCATGAAGTTAAAGGCCAAAGCCGACCTTCCCCCAGACTAGCCACGAGGTAACGCCCTGACGCCTGTGCGTCAAGTGATTTATTACCCCTACAAGAAGTAAATCAGCCAAAACCTCAGAAAAAATGCTTGTCAAGCCCCAAAGCCATCTAAACCCATAAAAATAAACCACTTCCAAGTGGCAGAGTAGTTCTCCTCAAGCCGCTAAAATAAAACCAGCACGTAAAGAAAGAAGCCCTGGCCAAGCCGGGGCTCTCTTTTCCGCCACTAAGTCATTTGAATTCAATATCTTGATCTATAACTTGTTTATTATGAATATCTTGCACGGGGAGTCCAAAGCTAAACCAAATAAAATGAATATTTTACGCAAAAACAGGGGGGAGGGGGGTACCCTCAAAGCTGACTCGCTACCCAGCCTTCCGGACCTCGACCAGCGTCGAGTAGAACGTAGGGCCGCCGCCGATATCGGCCAGCCGCTCGCTCGTCAGCGCATTCACATTTGCGCCATCGCGCGAGAGCTTGTTCCAGTCCAGCCGCGCCGCCACAACGCCCGCACCTACGCGGCCATCGACAACCGCGCGCAGCAGAATGCGTCCGCGCCCGTTGAAGACCTCGACCTCGTCGCCCGTCGCAATACCGCGAGGAGCAGCGTCCGTCGCATGCATCTCGAGCACGCCCGCTGTACGCGACTCCATCTTCTGATGGACACCGAGGTTAGCGAAGGTCGAGTTCATATAGTTGTCCGCCTTGCGCGGCAGAAACTCCAGCGGATACTCCTTCGCGTTCGCCCGCGACTCCGCCGGAGCCACAAACACCGGAACCGGAACCAGTTCGCCGCGCCCGCTCGGCGTGTGGAACCACGCAGCCGTGGAGAAGGGAAGCACTTCACCGGACTCGTTCGCCGGAAGCGGCAGCCGGACGTGACCTTCGCGCTCAAGCCGCTCGCGCGTGATGCCCGCAAACCAGGGGTCTTGCGAGCCGAGCGCCTGGTCAATCAGCTCGTCCTCGCGATCGTCGAAGCAAGCCTCAGAAAAGCCCATCCTGCGGCCCAGCTCGCCGAAGAGCGTGACGTTGTTTCGCGCCTCGCCCAGCGGAGCGATCGCCCGCTCGCTGACCTGCGCGTAGAGATGACCGTAAGCGCCCTGCACGTCCTTCGTCTCCAGGAACGT
This window contains:
- a CDS encoding zf-HC2 domain-containing protein — protein: MTEHLTPSVLNLFADGELSSDQVAGVNEHLAACQACTASALSQMVLKSTAARAGSRYVIPGDLQKRLLPQASEKASEVEGTQSRGVRVTEARRAMRFGLLGWAAAVALLLVSVGIVSLQRGAVARVDEAALVTEVLDQHIGTLAANQKPQVLSSDRHTVKPWFQGKIPFTFNLPEGLPEDTRLDGANLAYLHNQPVAQLLYSIGRHRVSVFVRERGGASVPGELVTEHSGFHIVRVDTPELEFVAVSDVDPGRLRGLVAAIGKAQMKGQ
- a CDS encoding heme-binding domain-containing protein; this translates as MTRLRISAVCATALLSSLLLARVHPFGDAGLYTPNPSPAPIMEHSSVPPQVRDLLTAKCADCHSTQTRAPLYGRLAPISWFMERDILEGRKHMDLSAWDTYTSDQQQTLQAKIIQQTRAGKMPLPQYRNIHRNSAITAADLQLLTQWAHQSSPLATDPSQPLPTEGSAVQGKLVFEKRCTGCHSLAQNREGPNLSGVFGRTSGQAPGFTYSPALQNAHIVWNELTLDRWLTDPDAYLPGNNMDFHVAKPQERRDLIRFLKESAAPNSSTP
- a CDS encoding TonB-dependent receptor, which produces MTRIITTKIVLSLVATCVVAAPVSAQVRGELKGRISDPSGAAISGAQVTLTQTATGVRQNAATTDAGEYDFTQLNSGTYSIAVDRPSFARLQRNGITVTVGQTVNLDLALQPGPDNQTITVNADAPLLQTATSDIATTIAGSTVVALPLNSRNFVQLSTLAPGVALPPGTLLPRINGGRPRTNEYLYDGISALQPEPGQVAFFPIIDDIAEFTIEANNVPAEFGRFNGGVVNVATRSGNNQFHGSLYEFFRNEALNSRNYFAGSAARKPEYRRNLYGGTIGGPILHDRLFFFGDYQGIKQRIGVTRISTVPTLAERRGIFTGVAKIYDPTTTQVVNGKVIRTEFPNDVIDKPLDPAAVALLARYPLPTSGGAANNFTRTANDDDHQNQFDLRIDAAHGSRDRGFARYTYYNEVEQPVTPLPEGSGAIGGSVIGTGNVGGLSNILGQQIVLSETHTFSPSVVNDVRLGYTRRGNTQSGPTLSSTASDALGIPGIPTNASFNNVLPLFTLTGFQQLGANASTSARYQTSVSELIDTVLFTHAAHSLKAGADMRRYELNAISPPNPTGSFSFTNTGTNTTGAKGSTGGNALAGFLLGQVDTFSIDLQNRTIRPRDYIYEFFAQDDWRISPRLTLNIGARWTLHLPSTETRNQGAVFNLATQQLDYLGVNGYPRTARELHWANVAPRLGFTFAVDPKTVLRTGFGIVFIDQSGITTPFTTPQYPFIQNVQQKTTDGFVPAFQLSKGPTVTPIPLTPDAGLGQSVYTANRKAGSGYVQQWNLAVQRSITNNLSVEIAYVGSHIVHVGIPDANLNQLTAAQLATGLTNPTALTAQVTNPYYGLIPPSSSIGGPKVAAAQLLKPYPRFQNVAIYRNNSGTTNYNAIEAKAEQRLSHGLSFLFSYTHSKLIDDASSVFSSTVLSSPNSSSLIAADTYRPYLERDSSNGDMPNVFAISGVYELPRYAGHGLATKAFGGWTLNAIVSLQSGMPVTVTQATNLNSFAGVVLRRPNLTANPALSPGQRTPAHFFNTAAFATAPEFTFGNASRNPVRGPAYRNADFALVKHTRIGERTDVELRAELFNVTNTPAFSQPNGSFGAAAFGSITSTTTDPRVAQFAVKLSR
- a CDS encoding mechanosensitive ion channel family protein, encoding MLAHINFRHPWFLAIFVLCAGIVVSNLGHYILFRVLRKQEEQQTTRWGIREHLSRPARSIFSFTCLAIVLPLVPGVPDYLYAILRQGIAMAIVVALGWFAVGSIYVFEAIMLRRYDLTAENNIQARRVHTQFQLFRRMLIALVVIIDIGALLWTFNDPRILHYGSGLLASAGVASVILATAARSTAANFFAGLQIAFTEPIRIHDVVVIQGEWGRIEEINSAYVVVKIWDLRRLIVPLSYFIENSFQNWTREATDLLGTAFLYVDYSIPVEDLRQQLKRIAESSPLWDKNVCGLQVTNLTDRTMELRCLVSARNSSDSFDLRCLVREQMINYIQQNYPNAFPTTRFAATAEIPVQSSSAPAQPPLEPASFQKSARQ
- a CDS encoding metallophosphoesterase family protein, whose protein sequence is MKDNDNVTPVRTRPQISEPTSELTSGPISEPTSSQPISEPQPASDGIDRRNFLSCMAWAGTGLLWTMAGGVPTSRLFAATAGSAFQAAAGFSFVQISDSHIGFNKAANQDVTGTLKLAIDKINALHTTPELLLHTGDISHASRATEFDTAEQLVKAARVGQIFYVPGEHDTASDDGALYRERFGKGTLGSGWYSFNHKGVHFIGLNNCLQIDALGKLGPEQLTWLKQNLASLSASTPIVIFAHLPLWMVYPEWGWGTADGAEALSYLKRFGSVTVLNGHIHQVVQKVEGNVAFHTATSTAFPQPAPGKAPSAGPMVVPAGKLRSVLGITQVRYIARQSHLALVDSSLAETV
- a CDS encoding sigma-70 family RNA polymerase sigma factor, with amino-acid sequence MTLLPWKRAARENGPQPSGFEDLAAPLLPALYNLAHWLARNPADAEDLVQETFLKALRGFSSFEPGTNFKAWIFRILRNTYQTSRTGLAAMRTVALEDELESSDAGPPLYPEGAIERETPESNLIRLSDRAAVEEAMEQLPPRLLEVILLCDVEEMKYREIATVLEIPMGTVMSRIARARMALRQELGRRRETRV